A stretch of DNA from Campylobacter gracilis:
AGATCCACCGATCCGCAAAACTACGCCGCAAAACCCCGCGATACGAGCAAGAGCGTGCGCGCCGCCAAGGCAGGTCTTGCCGAGCTCGCAAACGGCGCGCAGGACGGCAAGGAAATTTTGATCTCCGAGATAAATAGGCTATTCGGCGAGCCCACCAAAATCACAGAATAGCGCTTTATGCGGATTAAATTTACCTCCGTGCGATTTTAAAATTTAAACGTGCAAAAGCAATTCCGAAATTTACACGGCGAAGCAAGCCTGCACGATTTTAAAATTTAAGCGGTAAAGGCAATATATAAATTTACGCGACGAATGGAGCTTGCACGATAAATTTTAAAATTTCGCGGCACACGATCAAGCTCTAGATAGCGAGCTTTAAATTTTCGCCAAAGCAAAACGCATTTTAAATTTAACCGCCCAAGAAATATAAAATTTATGCGCCGCGGTAGTCGAAATTTAACATATCGCAAAGTATTCGCGCAGTCGTCCCGCACAGGCTTAAATCTAAATTTATGCACAATCTCCGCAGCTTTAAAGATAAATTCTACCCGTCTGTATCGCAAATATAAAATTTCGCACTCATCGGCACCATGCCCTCCGCGATACGATTTTGACCGCACCACTTGTTTGATGCGCTCCATCAGACTTTCATAAAACTTTTCAATACGGTTTTAGTCGCATCCGCGCAGATACTAGCGAGAAAACGCGGGCTCCGATGACCTGCGCGCGTATCGGTTACAATCCAAAGCCAAATTTCACCCTAGTAAGACCGCGGCAAGCCGAGCCGCCCTGAAATTTTAAAGAATTTATCTCGCAAACGGGCAGCGGTCCGCGATGCTTGCTTATGAATTTTACGCAAGCGCGGCGGGCGAATTAGCTAAAATTTAGCGCTTTTGATGTAGAATTCGAGCAAATTTCAATCCAAAGGTCATCAAAATGCGCGGATATAAAATTTTCTCCGGCACCGCAAATCCCGAATTTGCCAAAAAAATCTCCAAATATCTCTCGCTACCTCTTAGCGAATGCGCGATCAAAACCTTCAGCGACGGCGAAATCAGCGTCCAGATCGGCGAGAGCGTGCGCGGTAAGGATGTCTTCGTCATCCAGCCGACCTGCGCGCCCGCAAACTCCAATCTGATGGAGCTTTTGATTCTAACCGACGCGCTGAAGCGCTCCAGCGCGAACTCAATCACGGCGGTCGTGCCCTACTTCGGCTACGCTCGCCAAGACCGCAAGGCAGCCCCGCGCGTACCGATCAGCGCAAAGCTCGTGGCGAATATGATGCAGACGGCAGGGATCGACCGCGTCGTCACGATGGATCTGCACGCGGGGCAGATACAGGGCTTTTTCGACGTGCCCGTCGATAACCTCTACGGCTCGCTGATATTTTTGGACTACCTGAAAGAGAAAAATTTAAAAAATCCGATCATCGCTAGCCCCGACGTGGGCGGCGTCGCGCGCGCCAGAAGCTTCGCCAAAAAGCTCTCACTCGATCTCGTCATCGTCGATAAGCGCCGCGAGGAGGCGAACAAAAGCGAGGTGATGAACATCATCGGCGACGTCGCGGGCAAGGACGTGATCCTAATCGACGATATGATCGATACCGCGGGCACCATCGTCAAGGCTGCGGGCGCGTTTAAGGAACAGGGCGCGAAGAGCGTCAGCGCGTTTTGTACGCACGCCGTGCTAAGCGGCCCGGCATATGAGCGCATCGAAAGCGGCGCGCTGGACGGCCTAGTCGTGACCGACACGATCCCGCTAAAACAGGAAAGCGACCGCATCAAGGTAATCAGCGTCGCTCCGCTTTTCGGCGAGGTCATCAGACGCGTATATCACGACGAGAGCGTAAATAGCTTATTCAAATAAAATTTCAAAATTTAAAGCGCGGCGCGGTTTGTTTTAGACAGCCGCAGGAATGCGAACAATAGGCATCTTATAATAAAAGATCGCGGCTCAGCCTAAGTCAAGCGCTTACGGCGGTGGGCTCTAAATTTATAGCATTTGAGCTTGCCGCGATTTAAACTATTGTCGATTTAACTGCAACGCAAAATTTAGCTTCTACGCGGCGAATTCAATTTATGCGCGGCATTTACTCCGCGCGGCGGAAAATTTAACTGCAACCACAGAGCAAATTTACCGCATTAGCCGCTGCAAGCCGCATTTTAATCCGCCATGTTAACTCCAAAAAACTGCGTTTTAAATTTGCCGTAAAATTTTCTGCATATTTGATGAGATCGCGCAGCGCCGCTACGCTTTAAATTTATGATAATTTGCCGCACATTCGCATCGTCCGTGCAGCTGCGCTTCTGTAAAACTCGCACCTGCTAAATCGTGCAAACCGCGTTTTTAAATTTCGCCGCAAAATCCGCAGCACACGCCGACAAGCATACACCAGCCAGTGCGTTTAATTTTAGCGCCGAAATTCTTTATACTTTAGAGCATTGCAAGGATTTAAATGCCGTATTTCCCAAGCGTTTGCTGCTTCATTGGCGAGAAGCTATCGATATGTCGATAGCCCTCAAGTAATCCGCTTCTTTAAATTTTACCGCTCAAGCTCGCAGCGATTTTTTAAAATCCCGCGATTTAAAAGCCAGCAAGGCGTCAAAATCATTTATGATTTAGTCAAATGTGGCATCGGGCACGTGCGTTGTGCCCAAGCTGGCCGCTAAAATTTCTTTATGATCTCCATTAAATGCTTAACCATGGCCGCGATCGCGGCATTTTCATAGCTATCGTCTGTATTTTGCAACGCTATGGTTTTCATATTGCCGAAAAATCCCGGATCGTAATGCTCGATGTCATTTTGCACGTAGCTTCTTAAAATTTGGCCGTTTCTTACTAGTTTAACCTCATAGATAAACTCTATGCCACCGATTCTATCGCTAGGAAACGGAGTAGCTTCACCCGTAAAGCCCCTGTGGTGCTTTATTGTAATTTTAAGCTCGTCGGTAGAGTTTTGATCCAGCAGGTTCGCTTCTTTTAGCGCCGCTAAAAGCTGCTCATTGTACTTTTTCTCGACCGCCTCCGGCGATTGATAGATAAATTTTTTCGGATTATGGTTTTGGAAGTGTTGGTAGGTAATGCCTTTGAATTTATACGCGCTTGCGATCGGCACTTTCGGTTGAGACTGTCCGCAACCGACAAAGAATAGCGCCGCAAAAAGCAAAGCAAAAAATTTTTTCATTTTTTCTCCTTTAAAATTTTGTGCAATTATATAAAAACGGGGTTTAGCCCGGGCTAAATTTACGATCTTTCGGCGCCTATGCATGTCGAATTTTTTATAAATTTGAGCGAAAGCGCAAATTTTAAGCGCAGCTAGACGGCTAAATTTCAAATCCTTTAAATTTGAAACTCGCTTAAATTTCAAAGCCTCTTCAAATTTAAAATTTAATCCGAATTTGATCTGAAATTTTATAAAATTACGCCGTTTTAAACGGGCTTTAAAAGCGCGCGCAAGCTGTTTCGCAAGCCCGAAAGAAAGGGAGCTTTATGCCTACTTTTACTACCAAAGACTACAAAGCCGCCCTTCGCAGCCGCAGCGCACGAACCACGAGCGCAGGCGGATTTAGCATCAAAAACGACAACTCTTTCATCGTGATCTTCGTCATTGCGATGATGGCTTTTATATTTTTTTACGGCATGTCGGCAGGGCTAGATTTAGATAATTTTTTTTTAGGAAACGGTCACGGACGCGGTGGAGGCGGGATTTTAGGACTTTTGATCGCCGGCGTAGCTTGGTATCAAGGGCGCGATGGCGGCGGGCTGTTTAAATTTAACGACCACGCGATCACCTTCGTCTCAAACGAGCGCAAGAGCGAAATCCTGCTCTTTAATATCGATTACGTTAGGCTCACTCCGGGCTTTTTGCGCACCTGCACCGGCTACACGGCGCTTAGCCACTCCCGCTACGTAAAACACGAGCAGTTCTTCACATTTGGAATCGGATCGATCATCGTGCTGTGGCTAGTCGGTATCGCCATGAGCGAGCGCGTGGGGATGGCATTCGTGATAATGGTCGTGGGCGTCGTGATCTTTATCTTCGCCAAGGCGCTCTCGTCGTGGCGGCTAAACGGCGACTTTCACGATATCTTGCTGCGCGACACCGTGCTGATCCGCGGCAAGGATCTAAACGACCGCGTGCTGTGGTTTGCGATCACGCCCGGTCGCAACGACCGCCGCAGGTTGCGCGCCTATTTCAAAGAGCATCTTGATTTCGACATCGACGGCGGCTGATTTTGGTTTAAAATTTAAAGGCTTGGGCGCAGACCCTGTAGCGGAATTTTACGGCGTAAAATTTTAAGGCAGAATTTCGCACGGCGGAATTTTGCGATCTAAATTTTACCGAGCAAAATTCTAAGGCTAAAAATTTTAAGATATAAAATTTACGAAGCAGAATTTCACGGCGTAAATTTCAAAGCCGCAGATGCATGCCGCAATATTTGCGGCTCTATACGGCGAACTCTACCTCGCTTAGCCGCCCCAAATTATCAAACGAAAAGAGCGCATCATTTTTAAAATTTGCTACGATCTTGCCCGCCGCTTCGCTAAATTTCGTGCCGTTTCTCATCAAAAGCGCCCCCGATAAAACGGCGTGATTTAGCTGAAATGCGCCTATGTAATCGCACGCCAAAGAGATAAGCTCGCTTGCGTCCATACCGGCCTTGATCGTACTATCTGGCGCCACGCACTCGCCTGCCACGAACGCCACAAACACCGCTCCGCCGGCGTGCGGGCAGCGGTAGTAGATTGCGGGCTCCTGCGATAGCCCGCACGCGATCGCGCTTAGAGCATGCCCGTTTATCTCCTCGCTTAGTGCAAGCTTGGACGTGCTAAGCTCTGCTAGCCCGTGCTGCAAGCCGAAGTCGCGCACATCTCGCGCAAGGGTAAATAGCCGCTTATCGAGACGGTTTATGTTCTCGTACCCCACGGCCACGTGCGGCTGCCGCTTGCTTCGCTACCGATATACCAAATAGTGCGCGGCGCATCGTCGCCCAAGAGGGTCTCACCGCGCTCAAAATCCACAGAGCGGCACCTGCCCTTCATGATTAGCTTCGAGCCCATCTCTTGCACCCTTGCGCCGCAGCCTAAACATGCCGAAAACAGATCAGTAAAGCTGCTCCTATCCACGCCCAAGCGGTCTAAAAATTTCATCGTTTCTCCCTTGATCTTGCACCGATAAATTTAACGCTTTTGCTGAATTTATCGGCGCTCTCTTATACACCGCGCACGCCGTTTTGCTATAAAACACTCGCACTATGGAAATTTCATGCGGCGCGCAGTAAAATTTAATCAAATTTTATAAATCCGCAGCGGATAAAATTTCATAACAGAACGCCACCCGGATAGAATTTTGCAGAAGGCGACGGGCACAGCGAGTGCAACTGTAGGAGATGACGGGCGCGACCGCAATGATCGGCGGGCGGCAAAAATTTAAACCGCTCGGAGATCGTCAAAATTTAAAGGCAAAATTATTTTAGCCTAACGGCGAGCGGCGTAATTCTACGACCGAGTAGTGAGCAATAGAGCTTAAAGCGGCGCAAAACGGGCACGTAGAAGCGAATGTATCAGATCGGGCAGCGAGCGAGAGTTTAAACGCCGTGCAGTCATAAAATCTAAATCGTCTCTTAGGATCGTTAAATTTAAAGACGAAATTTCATACCGAACGGCGAGCCGCTAAATTTAAACCGCCCAAACGATCGTCAAAATTTAAAATCAAATTTTACGGCCGCGCGGCAAAAGATGAAATTTAGATCACCCGCGCGCTAAATTTAATCGATCTTCAGTACGCTCAAAAACGCCTCGCTCGGCAGATTTACCTTGCCGATTGCTTTCATGCGCTTCTTGCCCTCTTTTTGCTTCTCGAGCAGTTTGCGCTTGCGCGTGATGTCGCCGCCGTAGCATTTGGCGGTCACGTTTTTGCCCATGGCGCGGACGTTTTCGCGCGCGATGATCTTGTTGCCGATGCTAGCCTGGATAGCGACCTCAAAAAGCTGCCGCGGCACGATCTCCTTCATCGCTTTGACGAGGTCGCGCCCCTTGGATTCGGCCTTTGAGGCGGGCACGATGATCGAGAGCGCATCGACCGCTTCGCCAGCGACGCGGATGTCGAGCTTTACGAGATCGCCGCGCCTGTAATCGATCGGCTCGTAATCAAAGCTCGCATAGCCCTTGGTGCAGGACTTGAGCTTGTCGTAAAAGTCCATTATGATCTCGTTTGTAGGCACGTCGTACTCGAGCAGGACGCGCT
This window harbors:
- a CDS encoding ribose-phosphate pyrophosphokinase, producing MRGYKIFSGTANPEFAKKISKYLSLPLSECAIKTFSDGEISVQIGESVRGKDVFVIQPTCAPANSNLMELLILTDALKRSSANSITAVVPYFGYARQDRKAAPRVPISAKLVANMMQTAGIDRVVTMDLHAGQIQGFFDVPVDNLYGSLIFLDYLKEKNLKNPIIASPDVGGVARARSFAKKLSLDLVIVDKRREEANKSEVMNIIGDVAGKDVILIDDMIDTAGTIVKAAGAFKEQGAKSVSAFCTHAVLSGPAYERIESGALDGLVVTDTIPLKQESDRIKVISVAPLFGEVIRRVYHDESVNSLFK
- a CDS encoding DUF6882 domain-containing protein, whose protein sequence is MGYENINRLDKRLFTLARDVRDFGLQHGLAELSTSKLALSEEINGHALSAIACGLSQEPAIYYRCPHAGGAVFVAFVAGECVAPDSTIKAGMDASELISLACDYIGAFQLNHAVLSGALLMRNGTKFSEAAGKIVANFKNDALFSFDNLGRLSEVEFAV